A genomic window from Quercus lobata isolate SW786 chromosome 10, ValleyOak3.0 Primary Assembly, whole genome shotgun sequence includes:
- the LOC115964767 gene encoding uncharacterized protein LOC115964767: MHALWSCPKLNDTWKVHFGQLKADTVHCTSFLKVIDRALLVTTSFGLFAMVVSAIWMWHNKVHLGEMALPLGQIPSSTYDAFQEFQQLRPTHATISRTARAVRWRLPPETCVKVNFDGAVFSRDGLAGIGIIIRNEQGLVMAALSQQIPLPTSVEMVEVLAACRALVFAKELGFDRVIVEGDSTNTITSINGGHMDHLALGHVLLDIKRLFSCFSHISVKYINREGNCVAHKLARRATNYPFLVWMESVSPDILEVYQLDLLRMQ, encoded by the coding sequence ATGCATGCGCTCTGGTCCTGTCCGAAATTGAATGATACATGGAAAGTTCATTTTGGTCAACTGAAGGCAGACACGGTACACTGCACATCCTTTCTCAAAGTCATTGATAGAGCCTTACTTGTAACAACCTCTTTTGGGCTTTTTGCAATGGTGGTCTCTGCAATTTGGATGTGGCACAATAAAGTCCATCTGGGTGAAATGGCACTTCCACTGGGGCAGATTCCTTCCTCGACTTATGATGCTTTTCAGGAGTTTCAGCAGTTGCGTCCTACGCATGCCACGATATCGAGGACAGCTCGTGCAGTGCGTTGGAGGCTACCACCTGAAACCTGTGTCAAGGTGAACTTCGACGGAGCGGTTTTCTCACGGGATGGACTAGCTGGCATCGGCATTATAATCCGGAATGAACAAGGATTAGTTATGGCTGCTCTCTCACAACAAATTCCACTACCTACTTCGGTGGAGATGGTGGAAGTGTTAGCGGCTTGCCGGGCTTTGGTTTTTGCTAAGGAACTCGGTTTTGACAGGGTGATTGTGGAAGGAGATTCAACAAACACTATTACCTCTATTAATGGAGGTCACATGGATCACTTGGCTTTAGGTCATGTATTGTTGGATATCAAACgattattttcttgtttttctcacATTTCAGTTAAGTATATTAATAGAGAAGGAAACTGTGTGGCACATAAGCTTGCTAGGCGAGCTACCAATTATCCTTTTTTGGTCTGGATGGAGTCTGTTTCACCAGACATTC